In Vitis vinifera cultivar Pinot Noir 40024 chromosome 17, ASM3070453v1, one genomic interval encodes:
- the LOC100245759 gene encoding protein TIFY 6B isoform X1: MERDFLCLGSGKVLPSGKEESGDSVPARGLGMQWPFPNKVSAIPHFLSFKAVQEDRPRRSVYDRPFASSGLMSVSTADALESNQQPHPGVLQKNLNLEKQVGSQFVMTGYPLQHLDARSVRRAHEVGKFPASNQPNHSISVAFSNPVLQSQIAFSGPSVGSSAVKPQPLGGVPVAAPGSYPTICSFIGTTDQKNASKPPGPATQLTIFYAGSVNVFDGISPEQAQAIMLLAGNVPPVSPNTTLPASQGQGPIIMPSGGDGFMGNQAHTSQPGSGLPTLISASSNVGSQPGGGPNSIDELMAGKTKGALTSTNQPEPPNVVTSLGSTTPTYIPAVPQARKASLARFLEKRKERMMSASPYNGSTPASNVVGFSMNSALC, encoded by the exons ATGGAGAGAGATTTCTTGTGTTTGGGGTCGGGGAAAGTTTTGCCATCGGGGAAGGAGGAATCCGGTGATTCAG TGCCTGCTAGAGGGTTGGGGATGCAGTGGCCCTTCCCCAACAAGGTTTCAGCCATTCCTCATTTTCTGTCCTTTAAGGCAGTTCAAGAAGATAGGCCTAGAAGGAGTGTGTATGATCGTCCCTTTGCATCATCTGGGCTAATGTCTGTATCCACTGCAGATGCACTTGAATCTAACCAGCAACCACACCCTGGTGTTTTGCAG AAAAATTTGAATCTTGAAAAGCAAGTGGGAAGCCAGTTTGTAATGACAGGCTATCCTCTTCAACACTTAGATGCACGGTCAGTCCGCCGTGCTCATGAAGTCGGGAAATTCCCAGCCTCCAACCAACCAAACCATTCCATTTCTGTTGCTTTTAGCAACCCAGTTCTCCAATCTCAAATTGCTTTCAGTGGACCCAGTGTGGGCAGTTCTGCTGTAAAGCCACAGCCTCTTGGAGGCGTTCCAGTAGCAGCCCCTGGTTCCTATCCTACCATCTGTTCCTTCATTGGTACTACTGATCAAAA GAATGCTTCCAAGCCCCCTGGGCCAGCTACTCAGCTGACTATCTTTTATGCCGGTTCAGTGAATGTTTTTGATGGCATCTCTCCTGAGCAG GCTCAGGCTATTATGTTATTGGCTGGAAATGTCCCTCCTGTAAGTCCCAATACTACACTTCCCGCATCTCAAGGACAGGGACCGATCATAATGCCCTCTGGAGGTGATGGTTTTATGGGGAACCAAGCTCATACTTCACAACCTGGCTCAGGTCTTCCAACCCTTATTTCTGCTTCATCTAATGTTGGCTCTCAGCCAGGGGGAGGACCTAATAGCATTGATGAGTTGATGGCAGGGAAAACAAAAGGAGCTTTGACATCTACCAACCAACCAGAGCCTCCCAACGTAGTCACTTCACTAGGATCCACTACTCCAACCTATATTCCAGCAG TACCTCAGGCTCGTAAAGCATCATTGGCTAGATTTTTAGAGAAGCGCAAAGAGAG GATGATGAGCGCATCGCCCTATAATGGCAGCACCCCTGCATCAAATGTTGTTGGTTTCTCCATGAATTCTGCACTCTGCTAG
- the LOC100245759 gene encoding protein TIFY 6B isoform X2 — protein MERDFLCLGSGKVLPSGKEESGDSVPARGLGMQWPFPNKVSAIPHFLSFKAVQEDRPRRSVYDRPFASSGLMSVSTADALESNQQPHPGVLQKNLNLEKQVGSQFVMTGYPLQHLDARSVRRAHEVGKFPASNQPNHSISVAFSNPVLQSQIAFSGPSVGSSAVKPQPLGGVPVAAPGSYPTICSFIGTTDQKNASKPPGPATQLTIFYAGSVNVFDGISPEQAQAIMLLAGNVPPVSPNTTLPASQGQGPIIMPSGGDGFMGNQAHTSQPGSGKTKGALTSTNQPEPPNVVTSLGSTTPTYIPAVPQARKASLARFLEKRKERMMSASPYNGSTPASNVVGFSMNSALC, from the exons ATGGAGAGAGATTTCTTGTGTTTGGGGTCGGGGAAAGTTTTGCCATCGGGGAAGGAGGAATCCGGTGATTCAG TGCCTGCTAGAGGGTTGGGGATGCAGTGGCCCTTCCCCAACAAGGTTTCAGCCATTCCTCATTTTCTGTCCTTTAAGGCAGTTCAAGAAGATAGGCCTAGAAGGAGTGTGTATGATCGTCCCTTTGCATCATCTGGGCTAATGTCTGTATCCACTGCAGATGCACTTGAATCTAACCAGCAACCACACCCTGGTGTTTTGCAG AAAAATTTGAATCTTGAAAAGCAAGTGGGAAGCCAGTTTGTAATGACAGGCTATCCTCTTCAACACTTAGATGCACGGTCAGTCCGCCGTGCTCATGAAGTCGGGAAATTCCCAGCCTCCAACCAACCAAACCATTCCATTTCTGTTGCTTTTAGCAACCCAGTTCTCCAATCTCAAATTGCTTTCAGTGGACCCAGTGTGGGCAGTTCTGCTGTAAAGCCACAGCCTCTTGGAGGCGTTCCAGTAGCAGCCCCTGGTTCCTATCCTACCATCTGTTCCTTCATTGGTACTACTGATCAAAA GAATGCTTCCAAGCCCCCTGGGCCAGCTACTCAGCTGACTATCTTTTATGCCGGTTCAGTGAATGTTTTTGATGGCATCTCTCCTGAGCAG GCTCAGGCTATTATGTTATTGGCTGGAAATGTCCCTCCTGTAAGTCCCAATACTACACTTCCCGCATCTCAAGGACAGGGACCGATCATAATGCCCTCTGGAGGTGATGGTTTTATGGGGAACCAAGCTCATACTTCACAACCTGGCTCAG GGAAAACAAAAGGAGCTTTGACATCTACCAACCAACCAGAGCCTCCCAACGTAGTCACTTCACTAGGATCCACTACTCCAACCTATATTCCAGCAG TACCTCAGGCTCGTAAAGCATCATTGGCTAGATTTTTAGAGAAGCGCAAAGAGAG GATGATGAGCGCATCGCCCTATAATGGCAGCACCCCTGCATCAAATGTTGTTGGTTTCTCCATGAATTCTGCACTCTGCTAG
- the LOC100244093 gene encoding polyubiquitin 9 translates to MAMYIRVKRSKTTYFLQCDPTETILDVKQKLHTLIDQPINDQRLILVGTGEILDDSKTLADQKVENDAVVALTLRKDDNEFEDVNIVRPNDDFYQSRDPDGSW, encoded by the exons GCTATGTATATACGTGTTAAACGCAGTAAGACAACCTACTTTCTACAGTGTGATCCAACTGAGACAATTCTAGATGTTAAGCAGAAATTGCATACCCTCATTGATCAACCAATCAATGATCAGCGTTTGATCTTAGTAGGAACTGGGGAAATATTAGATGATTCCAAAACGTTGGCAGATCAGAAG GTCGAAAATGATGCTGTTGTGGCACTGACATTGAGAAAAG ATGACAATGAATTTGAGGATGTCAACATCGTGCGGCCAAATGATGATTTCTATCAGTCTCGTGATCCAGATGGCAGTTGGTAA